GAACTGCCCTTTGCTCCTTCAAACATTAATACCTTGACCGGAAGACTGATCATATATTTATCAGGAGATTTGGACAGGATATATTCTTCCTGTGTCTGGTTATATTCAGCCTGGCTGATATTCTTCGTAACTTCGGTATAAGAAAGTTTTTCAATTGCTGTATTTTTCATGATAACTCCTAACCCGTGCTTTGTTATTAACTTCTTCCATTATAGCAAAGGAATATGATAAATTCATGTCTTATTTATAAAAAATGTATGAATAATTCATAGATTTTCTCAATACCCTGTGCTAAGATAAAATCTGGAGGAAAACTATGGATTTATTTGAATATGCAAGAGAATTAAATAAAGATAAAGAGTCGCCATTAGCAGGGAGAATGAGACCTGCAACCCTCGATGAAGTGGTGGGTCAGGAACATATTATTGGAAAAGATAAATTACTATATAGAGCGATCAAAGCGGATAAGATCAGCTCGATCATTTTCTATGGTCCACCAGGAACAGGAAAGACAACCTTAGCAAAAGTCATTGCCAATACGACCAAAGCAAATTTTGTACAGATGAATGCAACAACATCTGGGAAGAAAGATATGCAGGAAGCGGTGGCAGATGCGAAAGAATCTCTTGGAATGTATCAGAAGAAGACGATCTTGTTTATCGATGAGATCCACAGATTCAATAAAGCACAACAAGATTACCTGCTGCCATTTGTAGAAGATGGAACGATCATTTTGATCGGAGCAACGACAGAGAATCCGTATTTTGAAGTAAATCAGGCGTTGATCTCAAGATCCAATGTATTTGAACTACATTCATTAGATAAAGAAGATATTAAGAAATTGATCGTAAGAGCTATTACAGATGACGAAAAAGGAATGGGGATCTATGGGGCAACGATCACCGATGATGCACTGGATTTTCTCTCAGATATGGCAGAAGGAGATGCAAGAAGTGCTTTAAATGCGATCGAACTTGGAATATTAACAACAGAACCTGCTGAAGATGGAAAGATTCATATTGATATCGATGTAGCACAGGAATGTATCCAAAGAAGAGTAACAAAATACGACAAAGACGGGGATAATCACTATGATGTGATTTCTGCATTTATCAAAAGTATGCGAGGATCAGATCCAGATGCAGCTATTTATTATCTGGCAAGAATGATCGATGCCGGAGAAAGTGTTACATTTATTGCAAGAAGAATCATGATCTGTGCATCCGAAGATGTTGGAAATGCTGATCCGCAGGCATTACAGGTAGCAGTTGCAGCGTCACAGGCAGTGGAACGGATCGGAATGCCAGAAGCAAGGATCATACTGGCACAGGCAGTCACTTATGTAGCCAGTGCACCAAAGAGCAATGCAGCATATATGGCAGTTGATCAGGCATTAGAATCTGTCAGAAATCATAAGATCGGAGCAGTTCCTAATCATTTAAGAGATGCTCATTACAAAGGCGCAGCGAAACTAGGACATGGAATCGGATATAAATATGCGCATGATTATCCAGATCATTATGTAAAACAACAGTATCTTCCAGATGAGCTTCTTGGAACAACGTTTTATGAACCAACGGAAAATGGATATGAGAAAAATATCAAAGAATATTTGGAAAAAATCAGAAAGTAAAATAAAAATGAGCACTGAAAATAAAACATCAGTGCTCGTTCTTATTTTTACTCCATTTATACAAAAATGACATTGCCCATAAAAAGATCGGAAAGAAAAACATCAAAAACAGTGACATCCAGAATAACTGGCTTCCACTCACTGCAAAATAGATAGTAGATCCGATGATGGTAAGCAATATCACGATCAGCAGGATCGCTGTGATCTGCTTCATACGCTTTTGTTTTTTCATCATAACATCCTTTCGTAAATATGTATACCTATGAGGTATCCTAACATAGATTATTGTGTTTTGAAAGAGTAAAATATTTTATAAAAGAAAGTGAATAAGAAGCAAAAGAGAGGACATAATAAGAATATCCAGTTAATAAAAGAACTGGATAGAGAAATACTTATCCTCCCCTTAAGTATTCCCCCACTCTGCGAAGCCGTGGAATGGGGGATTTTTATGTAAAATTGCTGTCGATTGTTGAAAAAGAGCCAGAGATTTGTTATAGTATCAAAGGAAAATAACATTTTTAAAAGAAAAGGATGGAATGAACATGGCTTTATTACAGGAATGGCGTGATTACGCATATAAATTTGACGATAGAACAGCAGAAGGACAGCAGTTCTGGTTAAATTACTTCAACATTGAAAAAGGAATCTACGAACAATTATTAGCTGACAAAGATACAGTTGTATCTGGAACAGTGAAAGAATTAGCAGACAAATACGAGACAGAATTACAGATGTTTGTAGGATTCTTAGATGGGATCAACGACAGCTTAAAAGAAGCAAACCCAATCGAAGAGATGGATGAAAATACACAGGTAAGCTTAGACATCGACTTCGAGAAATTATATTACAACATGGTTGGATGTCGTGCAGAATGGCTTTACAACTTAAAGGAATGGGATGACATTCTTACAGAAGAAAGAAGAAAAGAGTTATACAAAGAATCCAGAAATTCAACAACAGTTGTAAAAGGAAAGAAGATCGGAAGAAACGATCCATGCCCATGCGGAAGCGGTAAAAAATACAAAAAATGCTGCGGAAAAAACGCTTAATTCGTTAAAAGAAATAGTCGAATATGTAAATGAAACAAGGAAGAACCTTTTGGCTTATGTGATAGCTGAAGGGTTCTTTTATTTTAGAAAATTTTGATAAAATCCCATATGAGATAAAAATACAGAAATTATTGACATTTTGTATACATGATGTTAGAATTTTGATTAGTCGTCTAATGATTAGTTATCTAATTAAAATACTCAAAGTAAAGAAAGGAGCATACATGAAGAAGTGTGAAGGAATTTACAGTTTGATCGGCAAAGTGAATCATAAGAGTGCGATTTATGGATTTGAGCTTTTGAAAGAAGAAAATATACATCCGAGACAGATGCCTCTGATCATTCATTTAAAAAAATGCGAAGGCTGTACACAAAAAGAGTTAGCCGAGAAGATGCAGGTCAAGCCGTCTACGCTAAACGTAATGATTGGACGAATGGAAAAGAATGGATATATAGAGAAAAAACAAGACGAAAAAGATTCAAGAAAAAGCAGAATTTATTTTACTGAGAAGGGAAGAAGTATCTGTGAAGACGGTCATAAAAAATTTGTCATGATACAAGAAAAACTTCAAGAGTATTTTACAAAAGAGGAGCAGGAAGAACTCAAGAGACTGTTAAATAAATTTTGTGATTGTCTGGATGAACAGACAGAGATACTAAAAAAAGAAAGAAAGGAAAAATCAGATGCTTAAATTATTTCGATATTTGAAAAAAGCATATGTGCCTGTCATTGCGATCGTGTTATTGCTGATCCTACAGGCGAGTTGTGACCTGACATTACCAACATTTACATCCAATATCGTCAATGTAGGTATTCAGCAAAAGGGTATTGAAGACGCAGTTCCTGATGTAATGAGAGAAGAAACATTTCTGGCATTGAAATCTCTTATGAAACAAGATGATGCAGATGATATGGAAGATGCTTATAAACTTTATACAAAAGATCAGGTAAAAGATTCAAAATATAAAGATTATAAAGACGGACGTTTATATGTCAGAAGATATATCTCCAAAAAAGACAGAGAACATCTTGATACGAGTATGTCAAAGGCAATGCTTAAGTTGTCAGCGCAGATGGTAAAACAGATTCAGGCCAATTCTCAGGCAGCAGCTTCTTTAAGCAAGAGCCAGAAAAAAATGATGGCGCAGATGAAGAACATGGATACAAAAGACATGCCAGATACGATCATCAGTCAGGCAGCGATTTCTTTTGTGACTTCAGAATACAAAGCGATCGGACTTAATATTGACCAGATGCAGACACATTATCTGTTAGTGACAGGAGCAAAGATGATCGGGCTTGCGTTCTTGATCATGGCAGCAGCAGTGAGTGTTACTTTATTGTCAGCACGTTTAGCTGCGAAACTAAGTCGTATTCTGAGAGAGAAAGTATTTGAGAAAGTTATGTCGTTTACAAACTCTGAGTTTGATAAATTCTCAACAGCCTCATTGATCACAAGAAGTACGAATGATATCCAGCAGATTCAGATGTTTATGACGATGGTATTCCGTATCGTCGTATACGCACCATTAATGGGGATCGGAGGTATTTTCAAAGTATTAACAACCAATGCGAAGATGACATGGACGATCGCTATCGGTGTGATCGCGATTATGTTAGTGATCTTTGTATTATTTAAGGTAGCGATGCCAAAATTTAAGATCTTACAGAAACTGATCGACCGATTAAACTTAGTAACAAGGGAAATTCTTACTGGACTTTCCGTAATCCGTGCATTCAGTACAGAAAAACATGAAGAAGAACGTTTTGACAAAGCCAATATGGATCTGATGAAGACAAATTTATTTGTAAACAGAGCTATGACATTTATGATGCCAACAATGATGCTGATCATGAATGGTTTAACTGTTCTGATCGTATATGCTGGAGCATCCAATATTGATGCAGGAAAGATGCAGGTTGGAGATCTGATGGCATTTATCCAGTATGCAATGCAGATCATTATGGCATTCTTATTTATCTCCATGGTATCTATTATGATGCCTCGTGCACAGGTTGCAGCAGAACGTGTCAATGAGATCTTAGATATGGAAGTCATGATCAAAGATCCAGAAGAACCAAAAGAATTTTTACCAGAGAAAAAAGGTGAAGTTGAATTTAAAAATGTATATTTCTGCTATCCTGATGCAGATGAAGCAGTGCTTCATAATATCAGTTTTACAGCACCAGCTGGTAAAACAACCGCATTTATTGGAAGTACAGGTAGTGGTAAATCAACATTGATCAACCTGATTCCTAGATTCTTTGATGTCAGCCGTGGAAGTATTTTGGTTGATGGGGTGGATATCCGTGATGTAAAACAGCATGATTTATGTGAAAAGATCGGATACGTACCACAGAAAGGAGTATTGTTCTCAGGAACGATCGAATCCAACTTAAAATATGGAAAAGAAGATGCAACGATCGATGAAGTGAAACGTGCAGCAAGAATCGCACAGGCAACAGATTTCATTGAGGAGAAAGAGGAAAAGTATGATTCACCGATCGCACAGGGCGGTTCCAACGTATCTGGTGGACAGAAACAGAGATTATCAATTGCAAGAGCTATTGCAAAAGATCCTGAAATCTATATTTTTGATGACAGTTTCTCAGCACTTGATTATAAGACAGATGTGAAACTTCGTTCTGAACTTCAGAAAGAAACAAATGGAAGTACAACATTGATCGTAGCACAGAGGATCAGTACGATCCTTCATGCAGACCAGATCATCGTCTTAGATGAAGGAAATATCGTAGGAAAAGGAACTCATGAAGAGTTATTAAATACTTGTCCGGTTTATCAGCAGATTGCCAAATCGCAATTATCAGAAGATGATCTTAAGAAAGCAAGGGAGGTGTCTGACCATGAGTAATAATCGAAGAAGAGGTCCGATGGGTGGACCAGGCAGAGGAATGGCACCAGGCGAGAAGGCCAAAGATTTAAAAGGAACAATGGTCAAACTGATCAAATATATGAGACGTTTCTATGTTCCGATCGTTATGGTAATCATTTTTGCCATTGCAAGTACCGTGTTTAACATTGTTGGACCAACGATCTTAGGAGATGCAACAACTGAGATCTTCAAAGGACTGGTTCGCAAAGTATCTGGTGGAAGTGGAATTGATTTTGATAAAGTTACACATATTTTATTGATGTTGTTAAGCTTATATGTAGCAAGTGCGATTTTCTCATTTATTCAGGGACTGATTATGACACATGTATCAAATAATGTCAGTTACCAGATGAGAAAAGATATTTCAGAGAAGATTCATCGTATGCCAATGAAATATTTTGAAAGCAGAACCTATGGTGAAGTATTGTCAAGAGTCACAAATGATGTTGATACATTAGGGCAGAGCTTAAACCAGAGTATGACACAGATCATCACATCAGCGACACAGATCGTCGGTGTATTTATTATGATGATCCGTATCAGTATTCCGATGACGATCGCAGTTTTATTGACACTTCCATTATCTATGGGATTGATCGGATTGATCATGTCAAAATCTCAGCCATATTTCAAGGCACAGCAGAAACACCTTGGAGAGTTAAATGGACAGGTAGAAGAAATCTATAGTGGACATAACATTGTCAAAGCATTTAACAAAGAAGAAAGCGTGATCGAAGAATTTAAAGAAGTAAATGGAAAACTTTACAATTCTGCATGGAGATCACAATTCTTCTCAGGAGCAATGATGCCGCTGATGCAGTTTGTTGGGAATTTAGGTTATGTAGCAGTAACAATATTAGGTGGATATTTAGCAATCAAGAAGACGATCGAGGTAGGTCAGATCCAGTCATTCTTACAGTATGTAAGAAACTTCAGCCAGCCGATCACACAGTTAGCACAGGTAGGTAACATGATGCAGACAACCGCAGCATCTGCAGAACGTGTCTTTGAATTCCTAGAAGAAGAGGAAGAAATCGAAGTTGAAAAAGACGCGGTACCTGTTGATACACTTGCTGGAAATGTAACATTTGAACATGTAAACTTCGGATATAACAAAGATCAAACGATCATCAATGACTTCTCCGTCGATGTCAAAGAAGGACAAAAAGTTGCAATCGTAGGACCAACTGGAGCTGGAAAGACAACGTTGATCAAACTTCTGATGCGTTTCTATGATGTGAATGGAGGCTGCATTAAAGTAGATGGTCATGATATCAGAGAATTCAAGAGAAGTGACCTAAGAGAAATGTTTGGTATGGTGCTTCAGGATACATGGCTTTACAATGCAAGTATCCGTGACAATATCCGCTATGGTAAATTAGATGCAAGCGAAGAAGAAATCCAAGGAGCAGCAAGAGCTGCATACGCACATCATTTCATTGAAACACAGCCAGGTGGATATGATATGGAGATCAACGAAGAAAGCAATAATATCTCCCAAGGACAGAAACAGTTATTAACGATCGCAAGAGCAATCTTAGCAGATCCAAAGATTTTGATCCTTGATGAAGCAACAAGTTCGGTCGATACAAGAACAGAAGAACGAATTCAGATGGCAATGGATAATCTGATGCAAGGAAGAACAAGTTTTGTGATCGCCCATCGCTTATCAACGATCAAAGATGCCGACGTGATCTTAGTTATGAATCACGGAGACATTGTGGAACAGGGAAATCATGAAGAATTGCTGGCCAAGGGTGGATTCTATGCGGATCTTTATAATAGCCAGTTTGAAAACGCTTAAGAATAATAAAACATTGTGAAAAAAGGGAAAACGAAAGTTTTCTCTTTTTTTATTCTAATATAGAAAAGATTTTCACAGGATTAAATAGACGGATATAGCAAATTTTGGTATAGTTAAATAGAACAAACATATATCCAGATATAGAAAGTTATGAAGAAGAATCAGACACAGATTAAAAAATATGCGGCTGTGATCAGTATATTCTTAGCGGCAGTCATCGTAGGACTTTTTGTTTTCTTCTTTTGCATAAAACGTTCTGTTGAACAAAGATCAAAAAACATACAGATTTTGGTGGGACTGCATTGATCGAGCCAAATGGGGATGCTCATTAAAGAACATTAAGTGATCCATTAGATAGTAGTATTTCTGGATCAACAAGAGTTGTGTTAGGAGTTCCTATATATAATAGCAAACACAAAGTGATCGGAGCTCTTGGAGGTTCTTATGACGTAACAGCTCTAAGTCGTATGCTGTTTGAAGATCTTTTTAATGGACAAGAAGACATTACTTTGCATATATGCCAATGGGGGTCAATGGTTGGATGCTCTGTTATGCATTACCAGAACAGGCAGCACAACAGTCATATAACTTCATTGAAGACTACGAAATAAGCTTTATGATCGTATTTATTGTTTTGGTGACCTTATTGATCCTGTATATTGTTTATGAGAATCATACAAGGAACAAAGAATTACTGAAATATGCACAAACTGACGCATTGACAGGAAATAATATCTCCATCAGTATCGGGATCAGCACAGCCCCACAAGACGGGGACTGCTACATGGATCTCTATAAACGCGCCGATCAGGCACTTTACCAGGCAAAACGAAGTGGAAAAGCAAGAGTGTGCAACTATTTCTCATGAAAATAGTCTTTTACCAATTTTACTACAGTTCCAGATAGAAGGAACAAAGCGATCAAGTTCGGAATCGCCATCAGACCGTTGAATGTTTCTGCGATACTCCAAAGCATTCCAAGGTCTACAGTAGCACCAAGGATCGCAACTAACGAATATACTAACATA
The sequence above is drawn from the Anaerostipes hadrus ATCC 29173 = JCM 17467 genome and encodes:
- a CDS encoding ABC transporter ATP-binding protein, producing MLKLFRYLKKAYVPVIAIVLLLILQASCDLTLPTFTSNIVNVGIQQKGIEDAVPDVMREETFLALKSLMKQDDADDMEDAYKLYTKDQVKDSKYKDYKDGRLYVRRYISKKDREHLDTSMSKAMLKLSAQMVKQIQANSQAAASLSKSQKKMMAQMKNMDTKDMPDTIISQAAISFVTSEYKAIGLNIDQMQTHYLLVTGAKMIGLAFLIMAAAVSVTLLSARLAAKLSRILREKVFEKVMSFTNSEFDKFSTASLITRSTNDIQQIQMFMTMVFRIVVYAPLMGIGGIFKVLTTNAKMTWTIAIGVIAIMLVIFVLFKVAMPKFKILQKLIDRLNLVTREILTGLSVIRAFSTEKHEEERFDKANMDLMKTNLFVNRAMTFMMPTMMLIMNGLTVLIVYAGASNIDAGKMQVGDLMAFIQYAMQIIMAFLFISMVSIMMPRAQVAAERVNEILDMEVMIKDPEEPKEFLPEKKGEVEFKNVYFCYPDADEAVLHNISFTAPAGKTTAFIGSTGSGKSTLINLIPRFFDVSRGSILVDGVDIRDVKQHDLCEKIGYVPQKGVLFSGTIESNLKYGKEDATIDEVKRAARIAQATDFIEEKEEKYDSPIAQGGSNVSGGQKQRLSIARAIAKDPEIYIFDDSFSALDYKTDVKLRSELQKETNGSTTLIVAQRISTILHADQIIVLDEGNIVGKGTHEELLNTCPVYQQIAKSQLSEDDLKKAREVSDHE
- a CDS encoding ABC transporter ATP-binding protein, which produces MSNNRRRGPMGGPGRGMAPGEKAKDLKGTMVKLIKYMRRFYVPIVMVIIFAIASTVFNIVGPTILGDATTEIFKGLVRKVSGGSGIDFDKVTHILLMLLSLYVASAIFSFIQGLIMTHVSNNVSYQMRKDISEKIHRMPMKYFESRTYGEVLSRVTNDVDTLGQSLNQSMTQIITSATQIVGVFIMMIRISIPMTIAVLLTLPLSMGLIGLIMSKSQPYFKAQQKHLGELNGQVEEIYSGHNIVKAFNKEESVIEEFKEVNGKLYNSAWRSQFFSGAMMPLMQFVGNLGYVAVTILGGYLAIKKTIEVGQIQSFLQYVRNFSQPITQLAQVGNMMQTTAASAERVFEFLEEEEEIEVEKDAVPVDTLAGNVTFEHVNFGYNKDQTIINDFSVDVKEGQKVAIVGPTGAGKTTLIKLLMRFYDVNGGCIKVDGHDIREFKRSDLREMFGMVLQDTWLYNASIRDNIRYGKLDASEEEIQGAARAAYAHHFIETQPGGYDMEINEESNNISQGQKQLLTIARAILADPKILILDEATSSVDTRTEERIQMAMDNLMQGRTSFVIAHRLSTIKDADVILVMNHGDIVEQGNHEELLAKGGFYADLYNSQFENA
- a CDS encoding MarR family winged helix-turn-helix transcriptional regulator, yielding MKKCEGIYSLIGKVNHKSAIYGFELLKEENIHPRQMPLIIHLKKCEGCTQKELAEKMQVKPSTLNVMIGRMEKNGYIEKKQDEKDSRKSRIYFTEKGRSICEDGHKKFVMIQEKLQEYFTKEEQEELKRLLNKFCDCLDEQTEILKKERKEKSDA
- a CDS encoding SEC-C metal-binding domain-containing protein, which translates into the protein MALLQEWRDYAYKFDDRTAEGQQFWLNYFNIEKGIYEQLLADKDTVVSGTVKELADKYETELQMFVGFLDGINDSLKEANPIEEMDENTQVSLDIDFEKLYYNMVGCRAEWLYNLKEWDDILTEERRKELYKESRNSTTVVKGKKIGRNDPCPCGSGKKYKKCCGKNA
- a CDS encoding replication-associated recombination protein A, coding for MDLFEYARELNKDKESPLAGRMRPATLDEVVGQEHIIGKDKLLYRAIKADKISSIIFYGPPGTGKTTLAKVIANTTKANFVQMNATTSGKKDMQEAVADAKESLGMYQKKTILFIDEIHRFNKAQQDYLLPFVEDGTIILIGATTENPYFEVNQALISRSNVFELHSLDKEDIKKLIVRAITDDEKGMGIYGATITDDALDFLSDMAEGDARSALNAIELGILTTEPAEDGKIHIDIDVAQECIQRRVTKYDKDGDNHYDVISAFIKSMRGSDPDAAIYYLARMIDAGESVTFIARRIMICASEDVGNADPQALQVAVAASQAVERIGMPEARIILAQAVTYVASAPKSNAAYMAVDQALESVRNHKIGAVPNHLRDAHYKGAAKLGHGIGYKYAHDYPDHYVKQQYLPDELLGTTFYEPTENGYEKNIKEYLEKIRK
- a CDS encoding diguanylate cyclase; translated protein: MLCYALPEQAAQQSYNFIEDYEISFMIVFIVLVTLLILYIVYENHTRNKELLKYAQTDALTGNNISISIGISTAPQDGDCYMDLYKRADQALYQAKRSGKARVCNYFS